Genomic segment of Kibdelosporangium phytohabitans:
ACAGCTGTTCGACCTGGTTGTCTTCGACGAGGCAAGCCAGGTGGAACCACAGGACTCGATGACCTCCATCATGCGCGGCACGCAACTCGTCGTCGCGGGAGACGAGCGCCAACTGCCGCCCAGTGCCTGGTTGCGCACCGCTCTCAGCGGTGGCGATTCAGACGACGAGGACGGCGAGGGCGCCGATACCCCTCAAGTCCGAGATTTCGAGTCCATCCTCGCCTGCCTGAGTGCCTTCATCCCGAACACCCGGATGCTGGAGTGGCACTACCGCAGTCAGGACGAGCGGCTGATCGCCTTCTCCAACAAGGCTTTCTACCGGGGCAAGCTCATCACCTTCCCCGGTTGCCAGGCAGTGAGCCCTCTGTCGTTGCACCAGGTCGACGGCCGAGTGGCGCCCGGGCGTGACGGGTCTGCCGACGCCGAGGTGGACAAGGTCATCGAGCTGGTGCTGACGCACGCTCGCAGCAATCCCGAGGACACCCTCGGCATCATCACGATGGGCAGCCCGCACGCCAAGCGCCTCGAACTCGCCCTCCGGCGAGCCAATGCCAACCACGACGAACTGGCAGAGTTCAGCGCGCGCATGCAAGGGGCAGGGCGTCGCCTGTTCGTCAAAAGCATCGAGCCAGAAAGAACATCGGGTGCAGCGAAGGTATCGGCGGTTGTGCCATGTGGGGCGCTCGTGGTTCGGTCAGGAAGGGGCCCCCTTGCTCGTGTTGTTGGGCTGCTGGGTCTTCAGGTGTTGGACCAGCAGGCCGACCTGCTCGGTCAACGCTTCCAGGTGTCGGTTGTTGCGTTTGGCCCACTTGCGTGAGCTGTCCTTCTTCTTTTTCTTGGCCCGAAATGCTCGCCTGCTGGCTTTCCGGAGATCCTGACTGGTGTCGTCGATCCGGTCGAACAGGTCGTCGAAGAGGGTTCTCTTCCGCTTAGCCATTCTGTCCTCCCGAGGTTCAACTGTGCTTATACCCCAGTAGACCGCGCCCGCTCTCGGCGGTAAAGGTTCCACTGTTGTTACGTTGTTGAACAAGGTGAATCTCAAGAGGCGGTAAATGGAATATCGATCTTGGGAGGGTCAAGTCCTCGGGTCGAAAGTGCGTGGTTCGTCACCTTACGTCCGACGGCTCTACGCTATTCGTGTGGGTCACGTTTCACCCGGTCGCCGGGTTGCTCGACGAGGTCTCGTCATCTTCACTGAATGATATCGATCGATGATCGAGTATGCCGAGGGGGTGCAGATATCGACGCATCGGGTACGAACCCTGTCCTCCCAGCTGTTCTCGAAAACAAGCGGGTTCACACGACCTGACCGCCTCTGAACCGGATGACCGCCCCGGCGTGGTCAACCGCGACCAGATGATGCAGTGTGGATTTCGCCAAGGTCGCATGGAACTTGCCGAATCTGGTGAGGGGTCGTACGCCCTGGCACCGTAGGCACGACAATCAAGTGACACCGGTGGGAACGCGATCTCGGGAGTTGAGACCGTGCGCAATCAGGTGCGAAACGACGCGCTTCGTCATCTGTTGAAGGCAGCCCGCTGGACAAATCACAGCTTGGCGGCAGCCGTCAACGGCGTCGGGGCCGAAGCAGATGTCGCGCTGCACTATGACCGGACTGCTGTCTCACACTGGCTGGCGGGGAGTCGACCGCGACCCCCGGTGCCCCAGTTCGTGGCCGAGGCACTGTCTCGCCGACTCGGCCGCTTCATATCTCCGGCCGAAGCCGGTTTGACCGACGTCTCGACCGACGGCGAGTTGCCGGTCGAGAAAACCTCCGGTGTTCACACCCTGCGTGACCTGGTGATGGCGGATCTGGACCCGCGGCGGTCGGCACTGCGTGAATTGCCCTTTCGGGCTGCGTTGGCAGTTGCTCCGGGATGGCCCGGCGGGGTTCCGCTGACGAGTCCCACTGTGATTGACCAGGGTGAGGCCGCCAATGTGAGGGTGCTGACCAGCATGACATCCGCGTTCGCCGTGGCCGACCAGATGCTCGGGGGCGGCAACACCCGCTTCGCCGTGGTCGCCTACCTGGCCAGTGATGTTCTTGCCCAACCCTTCCCAGGCGCGACGAACTGCGGCAGCCGAGCACGTGTCAGTGCCGCCGCAGCGCTGACACAGCTGATCGGCTTTATGAGTTTCGACAACCTCCACCACAACCTGGCTCAGCGCTATTACCGTGCCGCGCTGCAACTGGCACAGGAAGCTAACGACGTCTCGAGGCGAGTCGTCATCCTGCACGACATGAGCGTGCAGGCGCACTTCCTCGGCCATTACCAGTACGCCGCTCAACTGGCCGAGGCGGCAATCCCGCAAACGTGTGCACCCACGCCACCCTGTGTTCGTGCCGCGTTGCTCGGACAAGCCGCTGTGTGCCACGCCGCGCTCGCCAATAGGAGACAGGCGTTCAGGGCCCTGACCAACGCCGAGAAGAGCTTGCTGCAGTGTGACCCTGGAGGGCAGTCAGGCGACAGCAGTGGGTTGGCGGACTTGGAACATCGCACCGGCTTGGTGATGGCGTATCTCCGGCACTTCCGCCATGCCGAGACTGCGCTGGCCGACTCGTTGCGGCGCCGACCGGAGGTCCAGCGCCGATCAAGGATGCTGACAACCTATCAACTTGCCGAAGTGCAGCTTGGTCGCTCTCACATGGAACAGGCATGTGTGACATGGCAACGCTTCCTGAGTGAGTATCCGTACATCTCCTCCGCGCGGATCAGCGTCCTGTTCACCAGGTTCAGAGCCAGTCTGCAGAA
This window contains:
- a CDS encoding DEAD/DEAH box helicase, whose amino-acid sequence is MVSRLLPAQQLFDLVVFDEASQVEPQDSMTSIMRGTQLVVAGDERQLPPSAWLRTALSGGDSDDEDGEGADTPQVRDFESILACLSAFIPNTRMLEWHYRSQDERLIAFSNKAFYRGKLITFPGCQAVSPLSLHQVDGRVAPGRDGSADAEVDKVIELVLTHARSNPEDTLGIITMGSPHAKRLELALRRANANHDELAEFSARMQGAGRRLFVKSIEPERTSGAAKVSAVVPCGALVVRSGRGPLARVVGLLGLQVLDQQADLLGQRFQVSVVAFGPLA